The sequence CGATCAGAAGGATGGCGGCGGGAAATCTGGGAGGCGGCTCCTTGAGCATGGCCTGCTGGAAGGCCTCATCACCAATGGCCGTCTTCTTGGCTGCGACGACATGCTGAGCCTGGAGTTTCACGTGTCAGCTAGGCTATCCAACGCTTGTTTCTGGGGGAGGCGGAAGACCCACGTCGTACTTCTCGTCGTGCTTTTCGCTGTGGATGGAGGACCCCATGGTTGAGGTGTTGCGCTTTGAAGCGATGAACCTTTGTGGGGAAAGTCTGGGCTTGAAGGTTTGGGTTCAATGGGTGAGAATGAGAATGTTCTGATCCTGACGAGTTCCTCAATTGACAGACGGAggaggaatatatataattgtCGCGAGGCGGTGGTTTGTCTGCATCAGAGGGTTGTCTTCTGGCCTCGTGTCTTGTCGCAGTGTGGAACGCGGTCTGCAGATCCGGTTCACCACCAAGATCTCAAAGGGCTGATTGCTTTTTGGGAACACCAGGCCGCTTCCAAACACGGGGGTGCCACGGATCGACGGACGGGGTTCCGAAGAGTGCTGGCCTTTGAAGAGTCCATGCGGGCCCTTCCCTGTCCCCCGGTCTAGACTGGCTGGGCTCAGGGTGAGAGGGTGGTAGGAAGGGAGCCATCTCGCGTCTGCCGCTACGCTACAGAAAATGGGAATCGACAATTCGGTTCCCGCTGGGCAAGGAATCTCGCGGCCGACGGCGATGGCGCCCCCCAGGTGAGGTAGGGCCGACTCAGGGGTCAAGTGATTGGATGCAACTCCGTCCAGTGGCAGGACCAGTAGCTGACGAGCGGGCAAGCTCCAAAGGCAGATCATGTCGGGCGGACGCGCTTATCGGCTTCGTGGCCCGTCAGCTTGTGTCCTTGGGACCGTGTGGGAGGCTTCGTCGGCCGACTAAACGGACAGCCGAGATTCCTCGAACCATTTGCCAGCGGAAGCCGCCAACGGTAGGCGCGCGAGCCTTCGACCTCTCCGTGCCTCAGGCTCCAGCTCCCGTGGTCTTGCAGCATGGGGAACAGAGGGACGAACCGCCTGAATTTGAATAAAGCACTGGCCGGGCCGCATTGCCGTCACCAGTCATTGGACGCGAACCCCTGCTCACCCAGTGCGAGGACAAAAGTTCCACGTGGTTCCTCAAACGGTGTCTCGGCCggatgaggaaaagaagcagaaggacTTGGTTCACGACAGTGTTGAGGCTAAGACAAAAGCCAAGAGAAACGCGGCATAGGAAAGGCCTTGCTATAGCAGAAGATCAAATGCATTATCTGAGAAACCCCCTGGATCACTCTCTCTGGAGCCAGAACATCAACTTCAAACAGTGGCTCGCGTCGCGTGTTTCTCGCCAGCCATGACCCCCCTTGTCAAGCCGCTCACTCCCCGCATTATGAGCTTATTCCTCCACGAATGGCCGACGACACCAACGGGCCGTTCCCCCGATTTCTAGGCCGTATGCAGATTAAAAAGAACGGGGCCTTTCGGCAAGACGGGAATCATGGGCTGGTGTCGACCAGGAGACTCCAGGCGCCCCCCGGGACAAACATTCTCCAGAGAGCGGAGTCTAGCCTTGGCCTGGCCCACGAGCTTTATTGAGCACGCGCCATGCAGGTATTTCCCGGAATCCTGGCCACCTGTTGCCGAGATATTTTGAACGTCTAGTTGGGGAAACATTGGATGCACACTTTTGATTTGAGATTCCTCTGCATGTTGGGCTGAAGACTGAGCTGTTGGTGCCGTCGACGCCGTATACGCCGCCATTAGCGAGCACCCCGATGGCACATCTATTTGGAAAGAAGATGCCGTGAAGCCGACGCCAAAAGGCCTCAGAAGCAGTGCCGAGCTGTCAGTTGGCCTTTGACGGGGCACGATCCCCGTGTGCTTGGTGTCTTGACCCACTGATGCCAGATTTAGAATCGAGAACCGCTGCTGGTGGTGGGTTGGGGCTGACATGTTGCCGTCCTGGATTCGCTACCCCAGCTCTTGTCGGCGGCGTTACCTTGATAAGATCAGCCACAGACCTTTCTCCTCCTGTCGTCGGGATCGATGTTCCATGCTCAATGGGGCATACTTCCGTGTTATGATTCCACAGCATCGGTAACTTGTCACGCTAGTTCAATATCCCGCCTCTGATTTCGCCTCTTCCGTACTCCACGGCGAGGCCCGAGTCTCCAGACGGGGCACAGGTCCAGGCGAGAAGAGTTTTTTCGTAAATTTTACTCGTGACGAGATCACGCGATGCTTGTCTTCTCCAGACTCAGGTCGTGGACTGACCGAGAGGCTCCGCTGTTGTGGCCGGGGGAGTGCGGCGACGGTGATCAGTCCGATCCACTTACTCACCCTTTCTTGCCTTCATGGAATGCTGTTGGCTATTAGGCTAGGTGGATACCAAATAATACTGCTAAGTGACTAGCGATTCCGCTGTAGACGAGACTCACAATGGAGTCACGACGGCATGCCAGAACGTCCCAGGAGACAGTGGTATGGATGAATATAATTGCACAGGTGATTTGCGTCATGATTGCCTGATGAACAGAATTTGAGTTATTTGCAATTGATGAATAACTGATTACTGTGAATGTCTGAGTGGCAAATAAGAGGCAAAGCCAAGCCGTAGTTGTGGATGGTAATCAGGAAGAGTGGCGATGTTGCTACACCAGCGAACATCAGAAAATTCCAAATTCCACCAACATTCTACACCTGCGCATGAAATCACCTTCGTAAAGAGCTAAAGTCAATCTATAACAAGGTCATCACTAGTCAGTTCACCATTCCAGTTATTAACCTGGCCATGCCGAGCTGGCGCGCTCAAAGAACCATCCCCTATAGGGTACTTACCACTTCCGCTTCACATGAACTGAAAGCTCCTCGCCAACATTTACGAATCATATCACTGTAATGGGCATCGTATTAAGGCTCTAGAGTTTCTGGTGAACACACACGTCATGTTGCCTGTGCTAAGTTTATCTGGAAGGCGCACACAATCGTTAGGGAGTCTGTAGAGGAACGATTTCTGGATGTTGGACAAAATAAGACGGCCAAAATTGCTTCTCTCGGCTTTGAGCGAGCACCAAAACCATGAAAGATCTGCAGGGAGTTAGACGTAGAAATTAAGGGGTCACAGAGACAGTCGAACCAGACGAAGCTGTGTTCTTTTTGTGCACTCGCCTGACAAACCGAAGGATGAGCTCCGAGGATCATATCGACATGATGGGGGCAAACAGGGTCAAGATCATGAATTTTACTCTCACACATCATATATAACAAGAGTATCATCAATGAAGATGCCCTCAATGGACGAGCTGATCAAATCACGCACTCTGTCATGGAGATGCCAAAGAAGGGCACAGGAACGCGTGGGTGGAGAGGGGAACAGCAACCAGCCAATTGCAACACGGTTTCTAATCTTATCAGCAGCCCCGCTCGGTGCATAATGTGTCTATATGCATCATCCCGTGATCCTCTGAAAAGCCTCAGTCAGCAGATGCTCCACCGAAGCCAGACACATCAAAGGGAAGCATGCAGCTGTCCCTGTGGCTGAGGAGAATCAAACTCGACATAACCGCTTCCAATCGCCCGTATACCCGTTTCTACTCGTCTCTGGCGCAGAGCCAACCTGACTATGGCATCAAACGGTCTCGCATCCCGACTTACGAGTATCGACCGTTGCTGAACCCAAGAGACACCCGTGTGGCCATTCTCGAGCCAGCTGAAGCCTTCAATGAGCCCCTCCGATTAACCCTGAAACGAGTCTCGCTTAGCAGCCTTGGTAGGGTTCGTTACGAGGCCTTGTCTTATGTCTGGGGACCAATCACAGGTGACCGACGCGTGTACTGCGATGGCAAGGTCATACGCGTCACCCCCAACTGCGAGTCGGCGTTGCGCCATCTcaggttgaagaagaagccgcGGACGCTCTGGATCGACGCTCTCTGCATCAACCAGAGCTCAAATGCTGAGAAGAGCAGGCAGGTCCCCTTGATGGGTGATATCTACGAGTCCGCATCACGAGTCCTCATCTGGCTTGGTCCTGGTAGCAAGGAGATTGCCTCTGTGTTTCAGAAAGCGACTTTTCTATACCCATTCACCTCATCACCTCTATATGCCCTTCGATCATTCGGTCCTAGAGTTGGAGACCAAGTTAGAAAATGGAATCTTCTTTACTCCGTCTCCAACTGGCTGTGGCACCACTGCTGTAGGTGGCAATTGCTCATCGCCTTGAATCAGTCTTGGCTAACTTGAAGAAAAGACATTGGAAGCCGGTCTGATGCTCAAGTCATGAGTGTCATCAGTCGCAACGAATGGTTCTCTCGCATGTGGACCATCCAGGAACACTTGCTCGCAAAGCAGTCCGTTCTCGTCGCTGGACATGATTACTGCTCATGGACTGCGTTTTCCTCTTACTGGATGTGGAGCTTGACAGCCATCCGATCCGTCAAAGAGACTTCTATGCCAGCTTCGTTACGCATCGCAACTTGGATCGCATTCAAGAATGCTACAGCAGCTCGGCAGGGGCAAAGCATATCATCGGCACCCTTTGACATTTTCTCCGGATTCGTCGAATGCGCCCGCACCCATCGATCGAGAGACCCGCGAGACAAGGTGTACGCTTTCTTGCCACTGATACAGAAGCTTGAACCTCGAAAAGCTCCGCTTCCCGTCAACTATTCCCTCTCCCCGTCCCGTGTCTACGAGGGGTTTGCAAGGTATACGATCAACCTGTCAGGCTCACTCAAGTACCTCGAAGGCCTGCCGCCCCTTCGGTATCGAAGTACAATGCCCTCATGGGTCATGGACCTTCAAATACCCTCCAAGTTCCCTCTGATGCGATGGGCTGCCAGCCAACTCGGTGCTAGGGCGACGGGGGACAGTAAAGTTGATCTTCACCTGCTGGAGTACTCCGGACCGAAAGAGCTTATGCTCCGAGGCTGTGGCATCTCGCAAATTGAGACACTCTCGGCCCCCGGCCCGATGAAGCCGAAGCGTGTTGGCGAGCTAGAGGATTGGTTCTTTGGGTGGATCAGGGAGATTGGGAGAGCGGTGCATAAGGGTGAGGTCCCCTGGGCATACACCTCTGCTGAGTCTGGACTTCAAGAGTTCATCGACGGGGTATTTCGCTTCGACCCCTTCCTGGGCGGTTGTGTTCTATTCCTAACATCGTCGGGACACCTCGGAGTGTCAAGATTCGATCTTCAGCATGGGGATCAGATTGTCCTCCTCGCTGGCTGCTCCCTGCCAGCTGTATTGAGACCTTCCAATAACCAGAAAGGCAAGGCTCACTTCATGGGAGTCTCATACGTTGCAGGCATCAGTCACGGAGAAGCTTGGATTCATGGTGACGGGAACACTGCCGCTCCATGTGAGACCTTTACTCTCATCTGATGAACGACGCCTTGATGATACACAATCCGCATCTCGCTCTATTTCGCCAGACAAGAACGATTCGGAcgacgccgacgatgacgaacTCGATAACATGCTTGCGTCTGCTAGCATGGACAGGCCTCGAAGAAGCTAGGGGGGCCACAATGATATTGGGTCCTCGTATCTTGTCAATGCAACTTGTTGTGCCGTCTCCGGCAAAGGAGAGTCACGGTGCCCAGGTCTGCCCATTGGCCCTGGTGTCTAGGCCTGCTATATTCGTCCCCCGGCAATATTATCATCTTGATACTAGCACCCGTGGGCATACAGTCATCACGGCAGTCCCATCAAATACGTGTTCGGATATATCGAAGAAAAATCGCCAAAGGCCTATGCCAACCCAAATCCTCGTCACAAGGACCATTTTCGATGTGTTGCAAAAGCCCACTC comes from Fusarium falciforme chromosome 11, complete sequence and encodes:
- a CDS encoding HET domain-containing protein; the encoded protein is MQLSLWLRRIKLDITASNRPYTRFYSSLAQSQPDYGIKRSRIPTYEYRPLLNPRDTRVAILEPAEAFNEPLRLTLKRVSLSSLGRVRYEALSYVWGPITGDRRVYCDGKVIRVTPNCESALRHLRLKKKPRTLWIDALCINQSSNAEKSRQVPLMGDIYESASRVLIWLGPGSKEIASVFQKATFLYPFTSSPLYALRSFGPRVGDQVRKWNLLYSVSNWLWHHCYIGSRSDAQVMSVISRNEWFSRMWTIQEHLLAKQSVLVAGHDYCSWTAFSSYWMWSLTAIRSVKETSMPASLRIATWIAFKNATAARQGQSISSAPFDIFSGFVECARTHRSRDPRDKVYAFLPLIQKLEPRKAPLPVNYSLSPSRVYEGFARYTINLSGSLKYLEGLPPLRYRSTMPSWVMDLQIPSKFPLMRWAASQLGARATGDSKVDLHLLEYSGPKELMLRGCGISQIETLSAPGPMKPKRVGELEDWFFGWIREIGRAVHKGEVPWAYTSAESGLQEFIDGVFRFDPFLGGCVLFLTSSGHLGVSRFDLQHGDQIVLLAGCSLPAVLRPSNNQKGKAHFMGVSYVAGISHGEAWIHGDGNTAAPYKNDSDDADDDELDNMLASASMDRPRRS